The Astyanax mexicanus isolate ESR-SI-001 chromosome 24, AstMex3_surface, whole genome shotgun sequence genome has a segment encoding these proteins:
- the ptpdc1a gene encoding protein tyrosine phosphatase domain-containing protein 1, with protein sequence MAAGVSLLSDLPYSSAGSSGSSSAANRGHFSMDMEIVGVRVPTAKYTKMGETLRHVIPGHMQCSMACGGRACKYENPSRWSDKEQAIKGLYSSWITDNLLAMARPSTEIIEKYNVIEQFLGCGLKTVINLQRPGEHASCGYPLEPESGFTYRPEVFMEAGIYFYNFGWKDYGVASLTTILDMVKVMSFAMQEGKMAVHCHAGLGRTGVLLACYLVFTSRMSADQAILFIRAKRPNSIQTRGQLLCVREFAQFLVPLRSVFSSAGPKAHTVTLSQFLTRQRHLLHGYEGRQMKNVPKIIHLVCRLLLDIAENRQTVEDEAPEIPDLTAEVEKTVSQQALQQLGKELRGKGIPVLTSRASEPPSSIVLGQRPQLEDALLSVHQEFELLWQRQNLDQQANANANANSNANANKPQLLLHHCGLSASDSALHTLDSRWQHFAWPPVPVSDFLTTRCMSQSRLAAESPDLHSSRLLLTPESCSSPKLDLAGSFSSLEEPKKDPERTPRSPAFRRRVPLKETKRSRSLGFSGSGSTVFSVWQTDENTRDNQTNEGVKTLLRCPGDSTGDSERTETVSNAPFITLQTELRPEVRRVLVAKALAMDIEDEALKNTVSAWQAELNCREGGWERLCLERDPLVLSALMWAWLEQLKEPVLNNQDIQKLTENSHASQSALSTVDKGHRQTLLCILDCAAHLLKLPDEVESAVLNRTIKAFTWVSDDSEDGQKIYKALKEILTPVLGDLRSKAEEEWESP encoded by the exons ATGGCAGCAGGTGTCAGTCTACTGAGTGACCTGCCTTACTCCAGCGccggcagcagcggcagcagcagtgcAGCGAACAGAGGGCACTTCAGCATGGACATGGAGATAG TCGGAGTCCGGGTCCCCACGGCGAAGTACACTAAGATGGGTGAGACGCTGAGGCACGTTATCCCCGGGCACATGCAGTGCTCCATGGCCTGCGGAGGACGAGCCTGTAAATACGAAAACCCGTCACGCTGGAGCGACAAAGAACAAGCCATCAAGGGCCTGTACTCGTCCTG GATCACAGACAACCTGCTCGCCATGGCGAGGCCTTCAACAGAGATTATTGAGAAATACAACGTCATCGAGCAGTTTCTGGG GTGCGGCTTAAAGACCGTAATTAACCTCCAGCGGCCGGGAGAGCACGCCAGCTGTGGGTATCCTCTGGAGCCGGAGAGCGGATTCACCTACCGCCCCGAGGTCTTCATGGAGGCCGGCA TCTATTTTTACAACTTTGGATGGAAGGACTACGGGGTAGCCTCTCTTACGACAATCCTCGATATGGTGAAGGTGATGTCTTTTGCCATGCAGGAGGGAAAAATGGCCGTCCACTGCCACGCTGGGCTCGGAAGAACAG GTGTTCTGCTGGCCTGTTACCTGGTCTTCACGTCCAGAATGAGTGCAGATCAGGCCATCTTATTCATCCGAGCCAAGCGCCCAAACTCCATCCAGACGCGAGGGCAGCTGCTGTGTGTCCGGGAGTTCGCCCAGTTCCTGGTGCCCCTGCGAAGCGTGTTCTCCAGTGCCGGACCCAAAGCTCACACTGTGACGCTCTCGCAGTTCCTGACTCGCCAGCGCCACCTGCTGCACGGCTACGAGGGGCGCCAGATGAAGAACGTGCCAAAGATCATCCACCTGGTCTGCAGGCTGCTGCTGGACATCGCGGAGAACCGGCAGACCGTGGAGGACGAAGCTCCGGAAATACCGGACCTCACGGCTGAAGTGGAGAAAACCGTATCCCAGCAGGCTTTGCAGCAGTTGGGGAAGGAGCTGCGAGGGAAAGGAATCCCGGTGTTGACCTCTCGCGCCTCGGAACCGCCGTCCTCCATCGTCCTCGGTCAGCGTCCTCAACTGGAAGACGCTCTGCTCTCCGTCCACCAGGAGTTCGAGCTCTTGTGGCAGCGCCAGAACCTCGATCAacaagctaacgctaatgctaatgctaattctaatgctaatgctaataaaccTCAGTTATTGCTCCACCACTGTGGCCTGAGCGCTAGTGACTCTGCTTTGCACACACTAGACTCCAGGTGGCAGCATTTCGCTTGGCCCCCAGTGCCTGTTTCCGATTTTTTGACCACTCGCTGTATGTCTCAGAGCAGATTAGCAGCAGAATCTCCAGACCTTCATTCCTCCAGACTTTTGCTGACGCCCGAAAGCTGCAGCAGCCCAAAACTGGACCTGGCCGGGTCCTTCTCCTCACTGGAAGAACCCAAGAAAGACCCGGAGCGAACGCCTCGCTCGCCGGCGTTCAGGAGACGAGTGCCGCTGAAGGAGACGAAGCGCAGCAGGTCTTTAGGGTTTTCGGGAAGCGGCAGCACTGTGTTCTCCGTGTGGCAGACGGACGAGAATACAAGAGACAATCAGACAAACGAAGGCGTTAAAACTCTCTTAAGATGTCCAGGAGATTCAACAGGGGACAGTGAGAGAACTGAGACAGTCAGCAACGCTCCCTTTATCACCCTGCAGACTGAACTCAGGCCTGAAGTCCGTCGAGTTCTGGTGGCGAAAGCTCTCGCCATGGATATCGAAGATGAAGCTCTTAAAAACACTGTGTCAGCGTGGCAG GCGGAGCTGAACTGTAGAGAGGGCGGCTGGGAGCGGCTGTGTTTAGAGAGGGATCCGCTGGTGCTCTCGGCTCTGATGTGGGCGTGGTTGGAGCAGCTGAAGGAACCCGTCCTCAATAATCAGGACATCCAGAAACTGACTGAGAACAGCCACGCCTCCCAGAGCGCTCTCAGCACCGTCGACAAG GGTCACAGACAGACGCTGCTCTGTATTCTGGACTGTGCTGCTCACCTGCTGAAACTGCCGGACGAGGTCGAATCCGCCGTCCTCAATCGAACAATCAAAGCTTTTACATGG GTTTCTGATGATTCAGAAGACGGACAGAAGATCTATAAAGCGCTTAAAGAAATTTTAACCCCAGTTTTGGGTGATTTAAGGAGTAAAGCAGAGGAGGAATGGGAATCTCCATAA